The Natronoglycomyces albus genome has a segment encoding these proteins:
- a CDS encoding Dyp-type peroxidase gives MSASENQLSRRRLLGYAAATTGVAASAAAGAMGGHMISQRVRPQPTDDSEMASQRVEAFFGPHQAGIATDPQAHALLLAFDLNEEVDLERFMALMRIISDDAARLTQGQPALADNDPTLAKNPAGLTVTFGFGPMLFTKLGLATQLPEGPVRIPGFDIDRLDVQWTDGDLIVQLCADDELALIHAQRMMVKDLRAFMSVRWAQRGFRPLPTVLSDTPRNVMGQLDGTSNPRPGTDEFSQTVWADAAPDVPEWFTGGTTMVVRRIRVELDEWDRLDEVGKELALGRKMDSGAPLGGTAEHDEPDFAARKEGGLPVIPTNAHIRRAHSDDGARIFRRSYNFDAGPTAGGTPEAGLLFVSFQARLRQFVAIQERLAEADMLNSYTTPVGSSVFFVPPGCEYGGWVGQTLLDR, from the coding sequence ATGAGTGCCTCAGAAAATCAACTAAGCAGGAGGCGACTACTAGGCTACGCGGCCGCCACCACTGGCGTCGCCGCCAGCGCCGCCGCCGGGGCCATGGGTGGCCACATGATTTCCCAGCGGGTACGACCTCAACCGACCGACGACTCGGAAATGGCCTCTCAACGAGTGGAGGCGTTTTTCGGCCCACATCAGGCAGGAATCGCGACCGATCCGCAAGCCCATGCGCTATTGCTGGCATTCGACCTCAATGAGGAAGTCGACCTGGAGCGTTTCATGGCGCTGATGCGGATCATCTCCGATGATGCGGCCCGGCTGACTCAGGGGCAGCCAGCGCTGGCCGACAATGACCCGACGCTGGCGAAGAACCCGGCGGGGCTGACTGTCACGTTCGGGTTCGGCCCCATGCTGTTTACAAAACTGGGCTTGGCCACCCAGCTGCCGGAGGGACCGGTCCGTATCCCTGGATTCGATATCGACCGACTTGACGTGCAATGGACGGATGGGGATCTTATCGTCCAGTTGTGCGCCGACGATGAACTGGCGCTTATCCACGCACAGCGCATGATGGTCAAGGATCTACGTGCTTTCATGAGTGTGCGCTGGGCACAGCGCGGTTTTCGGCCCCTACCGACAGTCCTCAGTGACACGCCGCGCAATGTCATGGGGCAGCTCGACGGTACCTCTAATCCTCGACCGGGAACCGATGAGTTCTCACAAACGGTGTGGGCTGATGCGGCCCCTGATGTTCCGGAATGGTTCACCGGTGGAACGACCATGGTGGTGCGGCGCATCCGAGTGGAGTTGGATGAATGGGACCGGCTCGATGAGGTCGGTAAGGAACTGGCGCTGGGTCGCAAGATGGATTCCGGCGCACCGTTGGGAGGGACTGCTGAGCACGACGAGCCGGACTTTGCGGCCCGGAAGGAGGGCGGGTTGCCCGTGATTCCGACCAATGCCCACATTCGGCGGGCTCATAGCGACGATGGGGCGCGGATTTTTCGCCGTAGTTACAACTTCGATGCGGGGCCGACTGCTGGGGGAACGCCTGAGGCGGGGCTGTTGTTCGTGTCGTTTCAGGCGCGGCTGCGCCAGTTCGTGGCGATTCAGGAGCGCTTGGCGGAGGCCGACATGCTCAATTCGTATACGACCCCGGTGGGTTCCTCGGTCTTCTTTGTCCCGCCAGGCTGTGAATATGGGGGCTGGGTGGGGCAGACACTGTTGGATCGCTAG
- a CDS encoding glyoxalase: protein MSISREGHDMYFGIHHIQLGFPVGEEAKLAPFYVDILGLTELAKPPALATRGGKWFRGPTGGNIEFHLGAIPGFQAPPKVHPGIVWGDIESLTALADRLQSANYPVTWDGELENHPMYRNDGSAADQKTVSAGYVRFYTRCPFGNRLEFMALAQEPKR from the coding sequence GTGAGCATATCACGGGAAGGGCACGACATGTACTTTGGTATTCACCACATCCAACTGGGATTCCCCGTCGGAGAAGAGGCCAAACTAGCCCCCTTCTATGTCGATATCCTCGGGCTTACAGAACTGGCGAAACCACCGGCGCTGGCGACTCGAGGCGGAAAGTGGTTCCGAGGCCCCACCGGAGGGAACATCGAGTTCCACCTCGGAGCGATTCCCGGCTTCCAGGCCCCACCGAAAGTGCATCCGGGAATCGTCTGGGGCGATATCGAATCCCTAACGGCGTTGGCCGACCGCCTGCAGTCCGCCAATTACCCAGTCACCTGGGACGGTGAACTGGAAAATCATCCCATGTACCGCAACGACGGCAGCGCAGCCGACCAAAAGACGGTCTCTGCGGGCTACGTACGCTTCTACACGCGATGCCCCTTTGGAAACCGGTTGGAATTCATGGCGCTGGCCCAAGAGCCGAAACGGTAG
- a CDS encoding HtaA domain-containing protein, with translation MSPSTQPRRSRKRRAALAVAAMFAAQGALFLAPQTVSADESQSFPIVDGFLDWGFKESFRNYVSGPIAGGDITVSDGAERNGDGSFRFTDATGEYSRTSHNVSVETEGTVHFHGHSGDLDVTFENIRVQTDHAANSGKVIIDVTSGSNSYPDTHFADLDLEGLSWDRGDLTIMSDIPSVLTEAGSDSMVALINGNESRFYQAGETLDPLTIAIEADASGGGSGGSGGGGGGGGDTGDKGEEDDEKKKRHEDEPDGPLTIEDGRLDWGFKDSFRNYITGPIANGTITVAGGAENNSSSFGFVDAHGTFDPDTGELDARFSGSVNFYGHSGSLDLTFEDLRIAGEASNLKLYTNGAPIADLKVDALALKGDQLVLADVPATLTEQGADLMAGDVNGNEVRFYEPGDALDLVYVALAFEEGVDLGSGTGRLPVTGTTLTWALAGGAALLVVGTAALVMTRRRVTMPA, from the coding sequence ATGTCCCCATCCACTCAACCGCGCCGGTCTCGCAAACGGCGTGCCGCACTTGCGGTAGCAGCGATGTTCGCCGCCCAAGGCGCGCTATTCCTCGCCCCGCAAACCGTCTCCGCCGACGAAAGCCAGTCGTTCCCCATCGTGGACGGCTTCCTCGACTGGGGATTCAAGGAATCCTTCCGCAACTACGTGTCTGGGCCCATCGCCGGCGGTGACATCACCGTGTCTGACGGAGCCGAACGCAACGGCGACGGCTCGTTTAGATTCACCGACGCCACCGGAGAGTACTCCCGCACCAGCCACAACGTTTCGGTGGAGACCGAAGGGACCGTGCACTTCCACGGTCACTCCGGGGACCTCGATGTGACATTCGAGAACATCAGAGTGCAAACCGACCATGCCGCCAACAGCGGCAAGGTCATCATCGACGTCACGTCGGGCTCCAATTCCTACCCCGACACTCACTTTGCCGACCTGGACCTCGAAGGGCTGTCGTGGGATCGGGGCGATCTAACCATCATGAGCGACATCCCCTCGGTGTTGACCGAGGCCGGATCGGACTCCATGGTCGCACTCATCAACGGCAACGAGTCCCGGTTCTATCAAGCAGGCGAAACCCTTGACCCGTTGACCATCGCTATTGAGGCTGACGCTTCCGGCGGTGGCAGCGGCGGCAGCGGTGGAGGTGGCGGTGGAGGTGGCGACACCGGCGACAAGGGCGAGGAGGACGACGAAAAGAAGAAGCGCCACGAGGACGAGCCCGATGGCCCCCTGACCATCGAGGACGGACGCCTGGACTGGGGCTTCAAAGACTCCTTCCGCAACTACATCACCGGACCGATCGCCAACGGCACGATCACCGTTGCCGGTGGCGCGGAGAACAACTCATCCTCATTTGGCTTCGTCGACGCCCACGGCACCTTTGACCCTGACACCGGCGAGCTAGACGCCCGGTTCTCCGGATCAGTGAACTTCTATGGCCACTCCGGCTCGCTAGATCTCACCTTCGAAGACCTGCGCATCGCTGGGGAGGCCAGCAACCTGAAGCTGTACACCAATGGAGCCCCCATCGCCGACCTTAAGGTGGACGCCCTCGCCCTCAAAGGCGACCAGCTTGTGCTGGCCGACGTACCGGCGACGCTCACCGAGCAGGGCGCAGACCTCATGGCAGGCGACGTCAACGGTAACGAGGTGCGCTTCTACGAGCCCGGTGACGCCCTAGACCTGGTGTATGTGGCACTGGCCTTCGAAGAAGGGGTGGACCTTGGCAGCGGCACCGGCCGACTGCCGGTCACTGGTACCACGCTCACCTGGGCCCTGGCCGGTGGCGCCGCGCTACTAGTGGTGGGAACGGCCGCCCTCGTGATGACGCGCCGCCGTGTCACCATGCCCGCTTAA
- a CDS encoding heme ABC transporter ATP-binding protein, which produces MFSALLRHSHDEVERFRSHYEGHVVNVRDLIVDRGGRRVLDRVDLTVKHGEVVSLVGPNGAGKSTLLAAICTDLEPTSGDITLYGTPIERLPALEIARRQAVLPQAHTVSFPFTVVDIVRMGRNPWAKTAAEEHDEDHVEAAMARCDVTHMRHTAFNTLSGGEKARVMLARVLAQDTRVLLLDEPTAALDLRHQELVGRTLRELAAQERGIIVVLHDLNLAAAYSDRIVLLDQGTVAASGTPEEVLRPELISQVYQHPVTTTTVEGSPLILPQRDL; this is translated from the coding sequence ATGTTCTCCGCGCTCTTGCGCCACAGCCACGATGAGGTGGAACGATTCCGTTCCCACTATGAAGGCCACGTGGTCAACGTCCGCGACCTGATCGTGGACCGGGGAGGCCGACGGGTGCTCGACCGGGTCGACCTCACGGTCAAACACGGCGAAGTCGTCAGCCTTGTAGGCCCCAACGGGGCAGGAAAATCCACCTTGTTGGCCGCGATATGCACCGACCTCGAACCCACTAGCGGCGACATCACCCTCTACGGCACCCCCATCGAACGCCTACCCGCGTTGGAGATCGCCCGCCGGCAAGCTGTCTTGCCACAGGCACACACCGTATCGTTCCCCTTCACCGTGGTCGACATCGTGCGGATGGGGCGCAACCCGTGGGCTAAGACCGCCGCCGAGGAACACGACGAGGACCACGTCGAGGCGGCCATGGCCCGCTGCGATGTCACGCACATGCGACACACGGCGTTCAACACCCTCTCCGGAGGCGAAAAGGCCCGCGTGATGCTCGCTCGCGTTCTGGCTCAAGACACTCGGGTCTTGTTGCTCGACGAACCAACCGCCGCACTCGACTTGCGCCACCAAGAACTCGTCGGCCGCACCTTGCGGGAACTGGCGGCACAAGAGAGGGGCATTATCGTCGTCTTGCACGACCTGAACCTCGCCGCCGCCTATAGCGACCGCATCGTCCTACTCGACCAGGGAACCGTTGCCGCCAGCGGCACCCCCGAGGAAGTGCTGCGGCCCGAGCTGATCAGCCAGGTGTATCAACACCCGGTGACGACGACGACCGTCGAGGGCTCTCCGCTCATACTGCCCCAGCGCGATCTATGA
- a CDS encoding HtaA domain-containing protein: MCRPAEVGTPRAFLALIGLAAGLIVVLPSPAFAEEEHTVSGGRLDWGVRDSFVNYVSGPIAQGNVNLDEGLSTHSGAFRFHSAHGDYSGTGQLRISYQGSVHFTGHQQDDGSFELDLRLSNPTIDITDSGSKLYVDIDRPDGSFDQVAFAELGISSSATAGQSTTVSAQTVGVTLTTEGAESFAGFYHPGEELAPLSFTGDLTPIEPEPSAAEPTDDSTQQLVAGALDWGVRTTWREFITGDIAQGGWRVDHGAQDGGAVFRFEEARQRGVGEEILDQDGQGALAFSGEVSFYGNDIDLSISDPDITFNAHVGTLSALVDDQRLPLVTFSPDWDHTDGLLQLAEAETSLSEEAVEVFNGFYQAGEPMDPLSLSIPLEPGVQPTALPNLGSDPVEVSPAHQEDQPDSSVPTLPWLLAIAAIIVLGAGIALRFALRRRAAAANDQDRSHTEQSQIEPQSSSLSESDAETEEKPQPPTQTESASTTHPDKE, translated from the coding sequence GTGTGCCGCCCCGCTGAGGTTGGCACGCCCCGCGCCTTTCTCGCGCTCATCGGCCTCGCCGCTGGGCTCATCGTCGTTCTCCCGTCACCTGCCTTCGCCGAAGAGGAACACACCGTCTCCGGCGGACGACTCGACTGGGGCGTCCGCGATAGCTTCGTCAACTATGTGTCTGGGCCCATCGCGCAAGGCAATGTCAACCTCGATGAGGGACTCTCCACCCACAGCGGCGCCTTCCGCTTTCACAGCGCCCACGGCGACTACTCCGGCACCGGACAGCTGAGGATCTCCTATCAAGGATCAGTTCACTTCACAGGGCACCAGCAAGACGATGGCAGCTTTGAACTGGATTTGCGCTTGTCCAACCCCACCATCGACATCACCGATTCCGGCAGCAAGCTCTACGTCGACATCGACCGCCCAGACGGCAGCTTCGATCAAGTCGCCTTCGCCGAACTGGGCATATCCAGCAGTGCCACGGCCGGACAATCCACGACCGTTAGCGCCCAGACAGTGGGCGTCACGCTCACCACCGAAGGAGCCGAATCCTTCGCCGGGTTCTACCACCCAGGCGAAGAACTGGCCCCACTGAGCTTCACCGGCGACCTCACCCCCATCGAGCCCGAACCCTCAGCTGCCGAACCCACCGACGACTCCACACAGCAACTGGTAGCAGGCGCATTGGACTGGGGAGTCCGCACCACATGGCGTGAATTCATTACCGGAGATATCGCCCAGGGCGGTTGGCGGGTTGACCACGGAGCACAAGACGGCGGAGCGGTATTTCGCTTCGAAGAAGCCCGCCAGCGAGGCGTCGGTGAGGAAATCCTCGATCAAGACGGTCAGGGCGCGCTGGCCTTCTCAGGTGAAGTCTCCTTTTATGGCAACGACATCGACCTCTCTATCAGCGACCCCGACATAACCTTCAATGCGCACGTTGGCACATTGAGCGCACTAGTCGATGATCAACGACTCCCACTGGTGACCTTCTCCCCCGACTGGGATCACACAGATGGCCTGCTGCAACTGGCCGAGGCCGAGACCTCTCTGTCCGAGGAAGCCGTGGAGGTATTCAACGGCTTCTACCAGGCTGGAGAACCAATGGATCCCTTGAGCCTCAGCATCCCTCTGGAACCTGGGGTTCAACCCACAGCACTGCCGAACCTCGGGTCAGACCCCGTCGAAGTCTCCCCGGCGCATCAGGAAGACCAGCCGGACTCATCGGTGCCGACACTGCCATGGCTGCTGGCCATAGCGGCCATCATTGTGCTCGGCGCAGGCATAGCGCTGAGGTTCGCGCTACGACGCCGCGCCGCGGCCGCCAACGACCAGGACCGCTCGCACACCGAGCAAAGCCAGATCGAACCACAGTCTTCCTCTCTCTCGGAGTCCGATGCCGAGACTGAGGAAAAACCCCAGCCCCCCACGCAGACTGAGTCTGCCTCAACCACCCATCCTGACAAGGAGTAA
- a CDS encoding heme/hemin ABC transporter substrate-binding protein, with amino-acid sequence MSRRLRRRSLLLGVPAATGLAVGGLWWGLRDTPDPTSAATVDNDAVPTAVEPIETTATPELPVTVTDATGQEITITDISRIVPLSGAISEIVFTLGLGDRIVARDVTATFDQAADLPLISHGHDVSVEGVLSTQPTLILTEPASADDATLDQLRAAGATIATFDSVTDLAGINPRIDAIATALGVPQAGYDLIEHTDQRISSAAATTGEGPPLRVAFLYLRGSASVYFLGGTNSGASDIIEAAGGIDAGKEAGLEGDFVPLTPEAMAAAQPDAFLTMTKGLDSVGGVDGLLQLAGVAQTPAGQNRRVAAIADGVLLNYGPRTADVITSLSAQIHGSVQ; translated from the coding sequence ATGTCTCGCCGTCTCCGTCGTCGCTCACTGCTACTGGGGGTTCCCGCCGCCACCGGACTGGCCGTCGGTGGCCTCTGGTGGGGGCTGCGAGACACGCCAGACCCAACGTCAGCCGCGACGGTCGACAACGACGCAGTTCCCACCGCAGTCGAACCCATAGAAACCACAGCGACCCCAGAGCTGCCGGTCACCGTCACTGACGCCACGGGACAAGAGATCACCATCACCGACATCAGCCGGATAGTGCCACTCTCAGGCGCGATTAGCGAGATCGTCTTTACCCTCGGGCTGGGGGACCGTATCGTCGCCCGCGATGTGACGGCAACCTTCGATCAAGCCGCCGATCTACCACTGATTTCCCACGGCCACGACGTATCGGTCGAAGGAGTCCTGTCCACCCAGCCAACGCTCATCCTCACCGAACCGGCCTCGGCCGACGATGCGACCTTGGACCAATTGCGTGCCGCCGGAGCCACCATCGCCACTTTTGACTCTGTCACAGATCTGGCCGGGATCAACCCACGAATCGACGCCATAGCCACCGCTTTGGGCGTACCTCAGGCCGGATATGACCTCATCGAACACACCGACCAACGCATAAGCTCCGCAGCGGCCACTACCGGGGAAGGACCGCCACTACGCGTGGCGTTCCTGTACTTGCGAGGATCGGCGTCGGTATATTTCCTGGGCGGCACCAACTCCGGAGCCAGCGACATCATCGAGGCGGCCGGAGGGATTGACGCGGGCAAGGAAGCTGGGCTCGAAGGCGACTTCGTCCCCTTGACCCCCGAGGCCATGGCCGCGGCACAACCCGACGCGTTCCTCACCATGACAAAAGGTCTCGATTCCGTCGGCGGTGTCGACGGGCTCCTGCAATTGGCGGGCGTGGCCCAGACCCCGGCTGGACAGAACCGGCGAGTCGCCGCGATCGCCGACGGTGTCTTGCTCAACTACGGCCCCCGCACAGCCGATGTCATCACATCGCTCAGCGCGCAGATTCACGGTTCGGTCCAATGA
- the acnA gene encoding aconitate hydratase AcnA codes for MSKDSFGARGKLSVNGTEHDIFRIDTVEGHQRLPFSLKVLLENLLRNEDGANITADHIRALGNWDAKADPSVEIQFTPGRVIMQDFTGVPCVVDLATMREAVSDLGGDPATINPLAPAELVIDHSVIVDYFGSPDAFQRNVEREYERNRERYQFLRWGQTGFDEFKVVPPGTGIVHQVNIENLARVVMTRDGVAYPDTCVGTDSHTTMQNGIGVLGWGVGGIEAEAAMLGQSISMLIPRVVGFKLTGKMPAGATATDLVLTITQMLREHGVVGKFVEFYGEGVGTVPVADRSTLGNMSPEFGSTCAMFPLDEQTTDYLRMTGRTEEEIALVEAYAKEQGMWHDPKAEPAYSEYLELDLSTVKASIAGPKRPQDRIEVSAADTAWRRDVANYVDGFEGDRPSNPQTVYSNGKEFEVDHGAVVIAAITSCTNTSNPFVMVGAGLLAKNAVEAGLLTKPWVKTSLAPGSKVVTDYLERAGLDTYLDKLGFNLVGYGCTTCIGNSGPLPEEVSAAVNAGDLAVSAVLSGNRNFEGRINPDVKMNYLASPPLVVAYALAGSMDFNLETQPLGTNAEGKEIFMRDIWPSYDEIAAVVHSNIGRDMFLEQYASVFEGDETWKSLPIPTGNLFEWDENSTYVRKAPFFEGMSATPEPVEDVQGARVLAKLGDSVTTDHISPASTIKADSPAGQYLREQGVEPADFNSYGSRRGNHEVMIRGTFANIRLRNQLAPGTEGGWTRDFTAEGGPVTTIYEAAQNYAAAGVPLVVLTGKEYGTGSSRDWAAKGTRLLGVKAVVAASYERIHRSNLIGMGVLPLQYPEGENADTLGLTGEETISITGISEINNTIPETVNVKAVAQDGSTVEFDATVRLDTPGEAEYYRNGGILQYVLRNLLNK; via the coding sequence GTGAGCAAGGACTCCTTCGGCGCCCGCGGAAAGCTTTCCGTCAACGGCACCGAACACGACATTTTCCGCATCGACACGGTCGAGGGCCACCAGCGCCTTCCCTTCAGCCTCAAGGTGCTGCTGGAAAACCTACTGCGCAACGAAGACGGCGCGAACATCACCGCCGACCACATCCGCGCCCTCGGCAACTGGGATGCCAAAGCCGACCCCAGCGTCGAAATTCAGTTCACGCCCGGTCGCGTCATCATGCAAGACTTCACCGGCGTCCCTTGTGTAGTCGACCTGGCGACCATGCGCGAAGCCGTATCCGACCTCGGCGGGGACCCCGCCACCATCAACCCGTTGGCCCCTGCCGAACTGGTGATCGACCACTCGGTCATCGTCGACTACTTCGGCAGCCCCGACGCCTTCCAGCGCAACGTGGAACGTGAATACGAGCGCAACCGCGAGCGCTACCAGTTCCTGCGCTGGGGCCAGACTGGATTCGACGAGTTCAAAGTCGTTCCGCCGGGAACTGGCATCGTCCACCAGGTCAACATTGAAAACCTCGCCCGCGTGGTCATGACGCGCGATGGCGTCGCCTACCCCGACACGTGTGTCGGTACCGACTCGCACACCACGATGCAAAACGGCATCGGCGTGCTGGGCTGGGGCGTAGGCGGTATCGAGGCTGAGGCCGCGATGCTCGGCCAATCGATTTCCATGCTGATCCCCCGCGTCGTTGGATTCAAACTGACCGGGAAGATGCCCGCTGGCGCTACCGCCACCGACCTGGTTCTAACCATTACGCAGATGCTGCGTGAACATGGTGTCGTCGGTAAGTTTGTCGAGTTCTACGGTGAGGGCGTAGGCACCGTTCCGGTGGCCGACCGCTCCACGCTGGGCAACATGAGCCCCGAATTCGGTTCGACGTGCGCGATGTTCCCGCTGGACGAGCAGACCACTGACTACCTGCGTATGACCGGACGCACCGAGGAAGAGATCGCCTTGGTCGAGGCATACGCCAAAGAGCAGGGCATGTGGCACGACCCGAAGGCAGAACCGGCCTACTCGGAGTACCTGGAACTTGATCTGAGCACGGTCAAGGCCTCGATCGCTGGGCCGAAGCGCCCCCAGGACCGGATTGAGGTTTCCGCGGCGGACACCGCTTGGCGTCGCGACGTGGCCAACTATGTCGATGGTTTTGAGGGCGACCGCCCCTCGAACCCGCAGACGGTCTATTCCAACGGCAAAGAGTTCGAGGTAGACCACGGCGCGGTCGTTATCGCCGCCATCACCTCGTGCACCAACACCTCAAACCCGTTTGTCATGGTCGGCGCGGGCCTGCTGGCGAAGAACGCCGTCGAGGCGGGCTTGCTGACGAAACCGTGGGTTAAGACATCGCTGGCCCCGGGCTCGAAGGTCGTCACCGACTACCTCGAGCGCGCCGGATTGGACACCTACCTTGACAAGCTGGGCTTTAACCTCGTCGGTTACGGCTGCACCACCTGCATTGGCAACTCCGGTCCACTGCCCGAAGAGGTCTCGGCCGCCGTCAACGCCGGCGACCTCGCCGTGTCGGCGGTGCTGTCGGGTAACCGAAACTTCGAGGGACGCATTAACCCCGATGTGAAGATGAACTACCTGGCTTCGCCGCCGCTGGTGGTCGCTTACGCGCTGGCGGGGTCGATGGACTTTAACCTCGAGACGCAACCGCTGGGCACCAACGCCGAGGGCAAAGAGATCTTCATGCGTGATATCTGGCCCTCCTACGATGAGATCGCCGCGGTGGTCCATTCCAACATCGGCCGCGACATGTTCCTGGAGCAGTACGCCTCGGTGTTTGAGGGCGACGAGACGTGGAAGTCGCTGCCGATTCCAACGGGCAATCTGTTCGAGTGGGACGAGAACTCCACCTACGTGCGCAAGGCACCGTTCTTCGAGGGTATGTCGGCTACTCCGGAACCAGTGGAGGATGTACAGGGCGCTCGCGTCCTCGCCAAACTTGGCGACTCCGTGACAACCGACCACATTTCTCCGGCCAGCACCATCAAGGCCGACAGCCCGGCCGGACAGTACCTGCGCGAACAGGGCGTCGAACCCGCCGACTTCAACTCCTACGGCTCGCGCCGAGGTAACCACGAGGTCATGATCCGCGGGACCTTCGCCAATATCCGTCTGCGCAACCAGTTGGCTCCCGGCACCGAGGGCGGCTGGACCCGTGACTTCACCGCCGAGGGCGGCCCGGTCACCACGATTTACGAAGCGGCTCAGAACTACGCGGCGGCTGGCGTGCCGCTGGTCGTGCTGACAGGTAAGGAGTACGGCACCGGGTCTTCCCGCGACTGGGCAGCCAAGGGCACCCGTCTACTGGGCGTCAAGGCTGTGGTGGCAGCGTCGTATGAACGTATCCACCGTTCGAACCTGATCGGTATGGGTGTGCTGCCTTTGCAGTACCCCGAAGGCGAGAACGCCGACACCTTGGGCCTGACCGGTGAAGAGACCATCTCCATCACCGGCATCTCCGAGATCAACAATACGATCCCCGAGACAGTGAACGTGAAGGCTGTCGCGCAAGACGGCTCAACTGTCGAATTTGACGCGACCGTACGGCTGGACACGCCTGGGGAAGCCGAGTACTACCGCAACGGCGGCATCCTGCAGTACGTGCTGCGCAACCTGCTCAACAAGTAA
- a CDS encoding copper chaperone PCu(A)C — MTTARSLHTLSPRCLVGATAAFAATMTLIGCGSNHEPVSETPASTMADAVTVTDAWVAATDDAMTAAFGIIENSSATEVRIVEVASELSIMELHEVVAVDGNTTMRQKEAGFTIPAHGEHELVRGGDHFMFMSLEEPITAGDIVAITLIFDDDSELTVDTIAKDATGGEEEYESGDNHADHTEHDHNGHGKRDSV; from the coding sequence GTGACCACTGCACGTTCTCTTCATACCCTTTCACCACGTTGTCTTGTCGGCGCCACCGCCGCGTTCGCAGCCACCATGACGCTCATCGGCTGCGGCAGCAACCACGAGCCGGTCTCTGAAACTCCAGCCTCCACCATGGCCGACGCGGTCACGGTCACCGACGCCTGGGTGGCGGCGACCGATGATGCCATGACCGCCGCTTTCGGCATCATCGAGAATTCCTCCGCCACCGAGGTGCGCATAGTCGAGGTCGCCAGCGAACTATCCATCATGGAACTACACGAGGTGGTGGCGGTGGACGGGAACACCACCATGCGTCAAAAGGAAGCAGGATTCACCATCCCCGCGCACGGTGAACACGAACTAGTCCGGGGCGGCGACCATTTCATGTTCATGAGCCTCGAGGAGCCCATAACTGCCGGGGACATTGTCGCGATCACGCTGATCTTCGACGATGACTCGGAACTCACCGTCGATACCATCGCCAAAGACGCCACTGGCGGCGAAGAAGAGTACGAGTCCGGCGACAACCACGCCGACCACACTGAACACGACCACAATGGGCACGGAAAGAGGGACTCCGTATGA
- a CDS encoding FecCD family ABC transporter permease, with protein MTVTETNPPQSPPRSLNQQQRHENSRLSRIGGPALLTIAMIAVLATGIVVSAGTGAYHIGVSEVLDSIANRLGLGGGPVDDFGEDVLWNIRFPRVVLACVVGACLAVGGTLMQGMFGNPLAEPGIIGVSTGASVGAVAAIALSLTFAGTWTIGVCAFITGLITVVVVYAMSRSGGKTEVVTLILTGVAINAFAGAGIGLLIFISDESQITSITFWQMGSLAQATWPKVIAILPLAALGLIIAPLYARSLDLLSLGERPARHLGVNVERMRIVLIGVIALLTAAAVAVSGVIGFIGLVVPHLLRMAIGPGHRVLIPLSMLGGAAVLVWADLAARTIAAPAELPLGVLTALVGSPFFFWLLRRTRRRQGGWA; from the coding sequence ATGACGGTAACCGAGACCAACCCTCCACAATCCCCGCCAAGGTCGCTAAACCAACAACAGCGGCACGAGAACTCACGGCTGAGCCGCATTGGCGGACCGGCTCTCTTGACCATCGCCATGATCGCGGTGCTGGCCACGGGAATCGTGGTCTCGGCTGGCACCGGCGCCTACCACATCGGCGTCTCAGAAGTGTTGGACTCCATAGCGAACCGACTCGGACTCGGCGGAGGCCCGGTGGATGACTTCGGTGAAGACGTCCTATGGAACATTCGGTTCCCCCGCGTCGTGCTCGCCTGCGTCGTCGGTGCCTGCCTCGCGGTCGGAGGCACCCTTATGCAGGGAATGTTCGGCAACCCGTTGGCCGAGCCGGGCATCATTGGCGTCTCCACCGGAGCTTCAGTCGGCGCCGTGGCCGCCATCGCCCTCAGCCTCACCTTCGCCGGTACCTGGACCATCGGTGTATGTGCCTTCATCACCGGCCTGATCACCGTCGTGGTCGTCTACGCGATGTCGCGATCAGGCGGAAAGACCGAGGTTGTCACCTTGATCTTGACGGGGGTTGCCATCAACGCCTTCGCCGGAGCGGGCATCGGGCTCCTGATCTTCATCTCCGATGAATCGCAAATCACTTCGATCACCTTCTGGCAGATGGGTTCCCTCGCCCAAGCCACCTGGCCCAAAGTCATCGCGATCCTGCCATTGGCCGCGCTTGGCCTGATCATCGCACCGTTGTACGCCCGCAGCCTAGACTTGCTATCGCTGGGAGAGCGGCCCGCCCGCCACCTAGGTGTCAACGTGGAACGAATGCGGATCGTCCTCATCGGAGTCATCGCCCTCCTGACCGCGGCGGCGGTCGCCGTATCCGGTGTCATCGGATTTATCGGGCTCGTGGTACCGCACCTGTTGCGCATGGCAATCGGCCCGGGCCACCGCGTCCTCATACCACTGTCCATGCTCGGAGGCGCAGCCGTCCTCGTGTGGGCGGACTTGGCCGCTCGTACCATCGCCGCCCCCGCCGAACTACCGCTAGGGGTCCTCACCGCGCTAGTGGGCAGCCCGTTCTTTTTCTGGCTCTTGCGCCGGACCCGCCGACGCCAAGGAGGATGGGCCTAA